The genomic segment CCCAAATTTTGTTTCAATCTTACCATGTTATTGCTATTATGGAGATGTCTAATAAATTATTGTTCTTGACTTTCATAAGTAAAGAAATTTTGAAAAATCCCGATTGTTTTAAATCGATAGCTTGGCAATCCTGCCATTAAAGATAAATTCGTTTCATAAATACTAAATAAAAAATAGTTGTGCCTCTCGGTTGATTGAGCAATCATCTCTTGGAGAGGTTTCTGTCCACTATCAACTAAATTATTACATTGACGTTCTAGAAAATCTCCTAACGTTTGCGGGGCATCAGCACAAACTTCTTCTTTCAGGTAAGTGCCCATTTTTTCAGCAGCATATTCTTGATAAGCTTGACGGCGGGGGTTTGTAATTGCCATTGCACTTCCGACACCAATAACAGCAATACTACTAATAAGAATGCTAATTTTCCAAGGCTTGAGTTTCATACCAATCTCCATAAAGTGGGTTGACGTTACTTGTGTTTCCTATGTTAAGATACTACGTGTTAAGTAATGGCGAGCGTAGCCAAGTGGTTAAGGCAGCGGATTGTGGTTCCGCCATTCGTGGGTTCGAGTCCCATCGTTCGCCCTTTTTAGAAGTACATTGTGGCCAGAGTTCATACAATACTTGCCGGAAAGATAGGCTTGTTCCTAACCCTGAAAAACCGATTAAAAGAGAGCTTCTAAGAAAACCTTTCTGCTCATTGTGCATAAGTCATCTCTTCTTCCGTTGCCATGAGTTAATGGGATCAAAATCAGTGCCACTGACACCGGCAAAATTAGCGGCAGTGCTTCCCACATCTTGCTGAGAAATCGCAATACTACAACCAGAAGTGTTAGACGAATGGACTTCTTTCACCCAAGCCGAACCTTTCACTTGCGCCTGAGAAATTTTCAGATCGGCATCAGGGGCAAAAACAAAACCACTGATTAGTGTCGTATCGCTAATATCAATGATCTCAGTATGGTTGCTTCCCCCATAATTCGGATTCCCTTCTGGGTTGCCAAACTCGGCACTTCCATAAATGGCAACCTTACTAGCATCACTTGGATGGCCAATATAGGTAGTAACATTATTGGTCGTTCCCACACAGCTTGAAGTAGGAGCGCCAGTTGAATTAGCAGTCCCTGACATTGTGACATTCCCTTGTAAATAAATAGCAACTGTTGTCCCCGGCGGAGGATTGATCAAAATCTGAGCATTACTGAGTTTAATTGAATCAGATCCTTGAAAAAAATAATTATAGACCTTGTCATCGGGGACATCGCCGGTACTACTATTAAAACTGCCGCAGTTATTGCTTAGTCCTGATACCAGCAAATTTGAACTTTGATCTGCTCTTTGGCTGTCGGGAATCCTGGGCAGCATTATGTAACAGTCTGATGCATCCAGGCTAGTCAAGTTATACCTTACACTGGGGAGGTTAGG from the Cyanobacteria bacterium GSL.Bin1 genome contains:
- a CDS encoding DUF4359 domain-containing protein, yielding MKLKPWKISILISSIAVIGVGSAMAITNPRRQAYQEYAAEKMGTYLKEEVCADAPQTLGDFLERQCNNLVDSGQKPLQEMIAQSTERHNYFLFSIYETNLSLMAGLPSYRFKTIGIFQNFFTYESQEQ